In Methylocystis echinoides, one genomic interval encodes:
- the lpxC gene encoding UDP-3-O-acyl-N-acetylglucosamine deacetylase: MSRPSAVPCRPAYAAQTTLARPATLAGRGVHSDRPSRVTLLPAAAGSGIVFGVDGVELHADWRGVDATQMRMRLSSGQASVSTVEHLLAALAGLGVDNAFVLVEGEEIPAMDGSAQAFAESIDEAGVVALAAPRTSLRVVEPVRVSQGAGWAELAPAAHGLTLDVEIAFERPIGRQRRRLALTPETFRVELARARSFGFLRDAERLWRAGLALGATLENTVVLDGEIVLNPQGLRYADECLRHKMLDVVGDLALAGAPIVGAFRSFRGGHGLNLALLEAAMQAGALVREAATATGEPPMLRPSP; this comes from the coding sequence ATGTCTCGACCCTCAGCGGTTCCATGCCGCCCCGCATATGCGGCGCAGACCACGCTCGCTCGCCCGGCGACGCTTGCTGGCCGGGGCGTTCATAGCGATCGCCCGTCGCGTGTGACGCTTCTCCCCGCGGCCGCCGGTTCCGGGATCGTGTTTGGCGTCGACGGCGTCGAGCTGCACGCCGACTGGCGCGGGGTCGACGCGACCCAAATGCGCATGCGCCTGTCGTCCGGCCAGGCGAGCGTCTCGACCGTCGAACATCTTCTGGCCGCGCTTGCGGGTCTTGGCGTCGACAACGCCTTCGTCCTCGTCGAGGGCGAGGAAATCCCCGCGATGGACGGATCGGCGCAGGCCTTCGCCGAGTCGATCGACGAGGCGGGCGTCGTCGCGCTTGCCGCCCCGCGGACCTCGCTGCGCGTCGTCGAGCCCGTAAGGGTCTCGCAGGGCGCCGGCTGGGCGGAGCTGGCTCCGGCCGCGCACGGCCTCACTCTCGATGTCGAAATCGCCTTCGAGAGACCGATCGGCCGGCAACGCCGCAGGTTGGCGCTGACGCCCGAGACATTTCGTGTGGAATTGGCGCGCGCCCGCAGCTTCGGCTTCCTGCGCGACGCGGAGCGTCTCTGGCGCGCGGGGCTCGCCCTCGGCGCCACTTTGGAAAATACCGTGGTGCTCGACGGCGAGATCGTCCTGAACCCCCAAGGCCTGCGCTACGCCGACGAATGCCTGCGCCATAAGATGCTCGACGTGGTGGGGGACCTTGCCCTTGCCGGCGCGCCGATCGTCGGCGCTTTCCGCTCCTTCAGGGGTGGGCACGGGCTCAATCTGGCGCTGCTCGAGGCGGCGATGCAGGCAGGGGCGCTCGTGCGGGAGGCGGCGACGGCGACGGGCGAGCCCCCCATGCTTCGGCCCTCGCCATAA
- a CDS encoding outer membrane protein assembly factor BamD: MSFFVSVRSSAWLAAAAALAFSAAPARADIMDSLTSGFGLFGGGEKYKMEVTPDIPADTLYNQGLAKLKSKDYEAAAKKFSELEKSYPSSEWARKGLLMTLHAQFEKPAYDDAVQSAQRYIGLYPNSADTPYVYYIAGMSYYNQVPDVMRDQSSAEKALQIFNELITKYPKSEYVADARYKMGVARDQLAAKEMQVGRFYLNRKNYPAAINRFHDVLGKYQTTRHTEEALYRLTEAYLAMGVTNEAQTAAAILGHNYPDSQWYKDAVALLKTDGLAPHEYTDSWLSKIGKTLHAI; encoded by the coding sequence ATGTCGTTTTTTGTTTCCGTCCGTTCGTCCGCTTGGCTCGCCGCGGCCGCCGCGCTCGCGTTCTCCGCCGCGCCTGCCCGCGCCGACATCATGGACTCGCTCACCAGCGGCTTCGGCCTCTTCGGCGGCGGCGAAAAATACAAGATGGAGGTCACGCCCGACATCCCGGCGGACACCCTCTACAATCAGGGCCTGGCCAAGCTGAAGTCGAAGGATTACGAGGCCGCGGCGAAGAAGTTTTCGGAGCTCGAAAAGAGCTATCCCTCGTCGGAATGGGCGCGCAAGGGCCTGCTCATGACTCTCCACGCGCAGTTCGAAAAGCCCGCTTACGACGATGCGGTGCAGTCGGCGCAGCGCTACATCGGCCTTTATCCGAACTCGGCGGACACGCCCTACGTCTATTACATCGCCGGCATGTCCTATTATAATCAGGTGCCGGACGTGATGCGCGATCAGTCTTCGGCGGAGAAGGCGCTGCAGATTTTCAACGAGCTCATTACGAAATATCCAAAGTCGGAATATGTCGCCGACGCGCGTTACAAGATGGGCGTCGCCCGCGACCAGCTCGCCGCCAAGGAAATGCAGGTCGGGCGGTTCTATTTGAACCGCAAGAATTACCCCGCCGCCATCAACCGATTCCACGACGTGCTCGGCAAATATCAGACGACCCGCCACACGGAAGAGGCGCTTTATCGCCTTACCGAAGCCTATCTCGCCATGGGCGTCACCAATGAGGCGCAGACGGCCGCCGCCATTCTGGGGCACAATTACCCGGATTCGCAGTGGTACAAGGACGCCGTCGCGCTGTTGAAGACCGACGGGCTGGCCCCCCACGAATATACCGACAGCTGGCTCTCCAAGATCGGCAAGACGCTGCACGCCATCTAA
- a CDS encoding alpha/beta hydrolase has product MADDEINGIRALLSSKPRPVGWAERRARIEEVGAHWAVAPDISLTPVSIGGLAAEWSRAPGADPSRVLLFFHGGGYCSGSIVSHRRMVTEAGRAAGVRTLAVAYRLAPEHPFPAAYDDAFAAWRFLQAQGIPATKIVVGGDSAGGGLSLALSMRLCDLGEATPACLWLSSPWTDLTMSGETLATKDAVDPLIHKPYLEELASAYVPAGVDRRDPRLSPLNADLKGLPPVLIQVGSDETLLSDSTRFAAAAGAADVAATLEIWPHMIHAWPLWNAGLADGRRALAQAGRFMRTHMA; this is encoded by the coding sequence ATGGCCGATGACGAAATCAACGGAATTCGCGCCTTGCTCTCCAGCAAGCCCCGGCCTGTCGGCTGGGCGGAGCGGCGCGCGCGGATCGAGGAAGTCGGCGCCCACTGGGCGGTCGCGCCGGATATTTCGTTGACGCCCGTCAGCATCGGCGGGCTTGCGGCCGAGTGGTCGCGCGCGCCGGGCGCCGACCCGTCCCGCGTTCTGCTGTTCTTTCACGGCGGCGGCTATTGCTCGGGCTCGATCGTGAGCCACCGGCGCATGGTCACCGAGGCGGGCCGCGCCGCCGGCGTGCGGACGCTCGCGGTCGCCTATCGGCTGGCGCCGGAGCACCCCTTCCCCGCCGCCTATGACGACGCCTTCGCAGCCTGGCGCTTCCTGCAGGCGCAGGGGATTCCGGCGACGAAAATCGTGGTCGGCGGCGACAGCGCGGGCGGCGGGCTTTCTCTGGCGCTCTCGATGCGGCTGTGCGATCTGGGCGAAGCGACGCCCGCCTGCCTGTGGCTTTCGTCGCCCTGGACGGATTTGACCATGTCGGGCGAGACGCTCGCGACCAAAGACGCCGTCGATCCGTTGATCCACAAGCCCTATCTCGAGGAGCTTGCGAGCGCCTACGTTCCCGCGGGCGTGGATCGGAGAGACCCGCGGCTCTCGCCGCTCAACGCAGACCTCAAGGGTCTGCCGCCCGTGCTCATCCAGGTGGGATCGGACGAGACCCTTCTCTCCGACTCAACGCGTTTCGCGGCGGCGGCGGGCGCAGCCGATGTGGCGGCGACGCTCGAAATCTGGCCGCATATGATCCACGCGTGGCCGCTCTGGAACGCGGGGCTTGCCGACGGCCGGCGCGCGCTGGCGCAGGCCGGCCGCTTCATGCGGACGCATATGGCTTAG
- the recN gene encoding DNA repair protein RecN, translating to MLVRLSIRDIVLIDALDLDFGPGLTTLTGETGAGKSILLDAFVLALGGRGDASLVRAGCEQGQVTAVFDLPADHPAHLAAREFGLASDDEMVLRRVQAADGRTRAFVNDQPATAQALRAIGRELVEIHCQHDDRALVDPSAHRALVDAHGGLAAQANDVRAKYAAWQAARRALAEEEARIAKARADADYLRHAHDELTKLAPEAGEEEALAERRLFMQRAEKVATDIRDALAAFADERAPAAEIAHAARRLERRVTQASNLLEPPARALSQAVDALGLAEQALEQALAETRFDPAELERVEERLFALRGAARKYQVGVPELPRLAQKFADDIAALDASEARRVQLGKALDAAKAAYDDAARALSAARHKAAKKLDALVDGELKPLKLEGAHFATQVTSDPESAGPEGIDRVEFWVQTNPGSRPGPLTKVASGGELARFMLALKVVLADRGSAPTLVFDEIDTGVGGAVADAIGQRLARLAGRAQVLAVTHAPQVAARASRHLRISKGAATKGKEKRVATRVAVLAEGERREEIARMLSGAAITDEARAAAMRLLEPSSDLR from the coding sequence ATGCTGGTCCGTCTGTCCATCCGCGACATCGTGCTGATCGACGCGCTCGATCTCGACTTCGGGCCGGGGCTGACGACGCTCACCGGCGAGACGGGCGCGGGCAAGTCGATCCTGCTCGACGCTTTCGTCCTGGCGCTCGGCGGGCGCGGCGACGCCTCGCTCGTGCGCGCCGGCTGCGAACAGGGGCAGGTGACGGCGGTCTTCGACCTGCCGGCCGATCATCCGGCGCATCTCGCCGCGCGCGAATTCGGACTCGCCAGCGACGACGAGATGGTGCTGCGCCGGGTGCAGGCGGCCGACGGGCGCACCCGCGCCTTCGTCAACGATCAACCGGCGACGGCGCAGGCGCTGCGCGCCATTGGCCGCGAACTCGTCGAGATCCATTGCCAGCACGACGACCGCGCCCTGGTCGATCCGAGCGCCCATCGCGCGCTCGTCGACGCGCATGGCGGCCTCGCCGCGCAAGCGAACGACGTGCGCGCCAAATATGCCGCCTGGCAGGCGGCGCGCCGCGCCCTCGCCGAGGAGGAGGCGCGCATCGCCAAGGCGCGCGCCGACGCCGATTATCTGCGCCACGCCCACGACGAGCTGACCAAACTCGCGCCCGAGGCGGGCGAGGAGGAGGCGTTGGCGGAGCGCCGCTTGTTCATGCAACGCGCCGAGAAGGTTGCGACCGACATCCGCGACGCGCTGGCGGCTTTCGCCGACGAGCGCGCGCCCGCCGCCGAGATCGCTCATGCCGCGCGGCGGCTGGAGCGGCGCGTGACGCAGGCGTCCAATCTTCTGGAGCCGCCGGCGCGCGCCCTGTCACAGGCGGTCGACGCGCTCGGCCTCGCCGAGCAGGCGCTGGAGCAGGCGCTTGCCGAAACGCGCTTCGACCCGGCGGAGCTGGAGCGCGTCGAGGAGCGGCTGTTCGCGCTGCGCGGCGCCGCGCGCAAATATCAGGTGGGCGTGCCGGAGTTGCCAAGGCTCGCTCAGAAATTCGCTGACGACATCGCCGCGCTCGACGCTTCGGAGGCGCGGCGCGTTCAGCTCGGCAAGGCCCTCGATGCGGCCAAGGCCGCTTATGACGACGCCGCGCGCGCGCTTTCCGCCGCGCGCCACAAGGCGGCCAAGAAGCTCGACGCCTTGGTCGACGGCGAACTCAAGCCCTTGAAGCTCGAAGGAGCGCATTTTGCCACGCAGGTGACGAGCGATCCCGAAAGCGCGGGGCCGGAGGGGATCGACCGCGTCGAATTCTGGGTGCAGACCAATCCGGGCTCACGCCCGGGGCCGCTGACCAAGGTCGCCTCGGGCGGCGAACTCGCGCGCTTCATGCTGGCCCTGAAGGTCGTTCTCGCGGACCGCGGCTCGGCGCCCACCCTTGTCTTCGACGAAATCGACACGGGCGTCGGCGGCGCGGTCGCGGACGCCATCGGCCAGCGCCTCGCGCGGCTCGCCGGCCGCGCGCAAGTGCTGGCGGTGACGCATGCGCCGCAAGTCGCCGCGCGCGCCAGCCGGCACTTGCGCATCAGCAAGGGGGCGGCGACCAAAGGCAAGGAGAAGCGCGTCGCGACGCGCGTCGCCGTTCTCGCCGAGGGCGAGCGGCGCGAGGAGATCGCCCGGATGCTGTCGGGCGCGGCGATCACCGACGAGGCCCGCGCGGCGGCGATGCGGTTGCTGGAGCCCTCATCCGACCTGCGCTGA
- the nth gene encoding endonuclease III — MTGRNSAGSKSPARGRKRALPAAEAARIAAIFARLAEANPEPKGELRYTNPFTLLVAVVLSAQATDAGVNKATPALFALADTPEKMVALGEERVREAIKTIGLFRNKAKNVVALSHMLIERHGGKVPQTRDELTALPGVGRKTANVVLNIAFHQPTIAVDTHIFRVSNRLPIAKGATPEAVEAGLEAVVPEKYLLHAHHWLILHGRYVCKARKPECARCLLFDLCKFKQKTA, encoded by the coding sequence ATGACAGGAAGGAACAGCGCAGGCTCAAAGAGCCCGGCAAGGGGGCGCAAGCGTGCTTTGCCGGCCGCGGAGGCGGCGCGAATCGCGGCGATCTTCGCCCGTCTCGCGGAGGCCAATCCGGAGCCCAAGGGCGAACTTCGCTACACGAACCCGTTCACGCTGCTCGTCGCCGTCGTGCTTTCCGCACAGGCGACGGACGCCGGGGTGAACAAGGCGACGCCGGCGCTCTTCGCCCTGGCCGACACGCCCGAGAAGATGGTCGCGCTCGGCGAGGAGCGGGTGCGCGAGGCGATCAAGACCATCGGCCTTTTCCGAAACAAGGCGAAGAATGTCGTGGCGCTCTCGCACATGCTGATCGAACGGCACGGCGGAAAGGTGCCGCAGACGCGGGACGAGCTCACCGCCCTGCCCGGCGTCGGCCGCAAGACGGCGAATGTCGTGCTCAACATCGCCTTCCATCAGCCGACCATCGCCGTCGACACGCACATCTTCCGCGTGTCCAACCGCCTGCCGATCGCCAAGGGCGCGACGCCGGAGGCGGTCGAAGCCGGCCTCGAGGCGGTTGTGCCGGAGAAATATTTATTGCACGCGCACCACTGGCTTATTTTGCACGGCCGCTACGTGTGCAAGGCGAGAAAGCCCGAATGCGCGCGGTGTCTTCTGTTCGATCTGTGCAAGTTCAAGCAGAAGACGGCGTAG